A section of the Triticum dicoccoides isolate Atlit2015 ecotype Zavitan chromosome 7A, WEW_v2.0, whole genome shotgun sequence genome encodes:
- the LOC119332919 gene encoding uncharacterized protein LOC119332919, producing MTLEEELSKLAADVAAISPAPVRKAVDALARSSPARAAADALVYLSVGTTCAVFAAAFFTIFADLACARGWGCTPAYVLSEIADYLSTPVLLLLPPALVLFFLRAAGCRTKPADEESLIVKNDEGETLLSPSPLALAILWLFIGAASMGAISFLLFKCGYTEISDLLGYAALLCTFMWEALVYVRAAVALWRMNPGPSNMVASTD from the exons ATGACACTCGAAGAAGAGCTCTCCAAGCTGGCTGCCGATGTAGCGGCCATCTCGCCGGCACCGGTGAGGAAGGCCGTGGATGCACTGGCGCGCAGCagccccgcccgcgccgccgccgatgcCCTAGTCTACCTCTCCGTGGGCACGACCTGCGCGGTCTTCGCGGCCGCCTTCTTCACCATCTTCGCGGACCTGGCCTGCGCCCGCGGCTGGGGCTGCACCCCGGCCTATGTCCTGTCCGAGATAGCGGACTATCTATCCACACCTGTCCTGCTTCTCCTGCCGCCGGCgctcgtgctcttcttcctccGCGCCGCCGGCTGCAGGACCAAG CCGGCGGACGAGGAGAGCCTCATCGTGAAGAATGacgagggggaaacccttctgtcgccGTCGCCGCTGGCCTTGGCAATTCTGTGGCTTTTCATTGGGGCGGCGTCGATGGGAGCCATCTCCTTCCTTCTTTTCAAGTGTGGATATACAGAGATCTCCGACCTTCTCGGCTACGCGGCTCTCTTGTGCACGTTCATGTGGGAAGCCCTCGTCTATGTCCGCGCTGCAGTGGCGCTGTGGAGGATGAATCCCGGGCCAAGCAACATGGTGGCATCGACTGACTAA